The bacterium genome contains the following window.
TTCTTCCTCTTTATACACATATTCTTCCTGCTTTTCCTTTCCAACTCTAACTGGAACAGTTCTAACTGGGACAGCTCGAGAAGAGATATTCTCTTCAACCGGTTTCTTTGGCAATTTGGAACTATAATAATGGTTAAATATTAGAAATACTGAAAGAGACAACACAATCGCCATTAATGTTCTTCTGTCCATAAACACTCCTATACTAGTGGATCATTCCCGCCTGCATGAAAAGGATGACATTTAACCAAACGAAGAAAACCTAACACACATCCCTTAAAAAATCCATATTTTAATATGGCAAGTTTTGTATATTCTGAACATGTTGGGAAAAATCTGCATGTAGACTGCTTCATAGGTGAAATATAGTTTTGGTAAAATCGTATAATGGAAACAGCTGGTTTATTCAACATGTTCATTAAGCCTGCAATATTCCTGCTTTTTTACACAGATTAAAAGCGTTTGTCTTAATATCATCGTGTCTGCATGCAGCAGACGAGAGAAACACTTCGAAAACGAGATCAATCCCTTTAACTATGGTGTGTTTATTCAGCCTATAGAACTCCCTTACTAATCTCTTAATCCTGTTTCTTTGTACAGCTCTACCTTTGAAGGCTTTTGGCACTCGCACAACAATTCCCAACCTGGTTCTTGATGCATCATTTGTTCTTACATAAAGATTAGCGAATGCTCCACGATGCCTTTTACCATTTGTAAACACAAGCTTGATCTGATTATATTTCTTAAGCTTTTCGTCTCTTGAAAAAGAAAAAATTTTCACAGGCAGGAAGTATCCTAATATTCCTTATACAGTCAGTCTTGCTCTACCTTTACGTCTTCTTCTTTTTAAAACCAATCTTCCATTTTTAGTAGAACTTCTCTTACGAAAACCCAGTGCTCTATTTCTACTTAAATTAGACGGCTGATACGTTCTTTTAGACATAATAATTTACACTTTCATAAATGCT
Protein-coding sequences here:
- the yidD gene encoding membrane protein insertion efficiency factor YidD; amino-acid sequence: MLNKPAVSIIRFYQNYISPMKQSTCRFFPTCSEYTKLAILKYGFFKGCVLGFLRLVKCHPFHAGGNDPLV
- the rnpA gene encoding ribonuclease P protein component; the protein is MKIFSFSRDEKLKKYNQIKLVFTNGKRHRGAFANLYVRTNDASRTRLGIVVRVPKAFKGRAVQRNRIKRLVREFYRLNKHTIVKGIDLVFEVFLSSAACRHDDIKTNAFNLCKKAGILQA
- the rpmH gene encoding 50S ribosomal protein L34; translated protein: MSKRTYQPSNLSRNRALGFRKRSSTKNGRLVLKRRRRKGRARLTV